Part of the Quercus robur chromosome 5, dhQueRobu3.1, whole genome shotgun sequence genome, ACATTGCCATCATCAAGTGCTCCTGTTGCTGCAACTAGTAATGATGCAGCATCTGTTAAAGATCCTGAGATTCCTGAATCTTCTGAAAACGAGGTATTGCTCCCTTACTTTTCTCGATTGCAATTTCGCTTATATATTTACAATAAAATACATTGAAATTAGACGTGCTTACTTTTGCTGAACTGTTATGTAGCCTCTGGTAGCACCAGCTCCACAAGTAGTGCAAAGAAGTTCCTGGTTGGGTTGCTGTGGATTGTTTGATGTGCTAACGGGCTCTGGAAGATAAGCTCAGGTTGGGATTTTCTAATATAGTTTATTGATTTCCCCCCCCATAACataacagagaaaaaaaaaagggtaattagGAGAATTGCATTACTGTTCATGAGAGATTTTGGGGGTATATGCTAATGATTGATTGAATTAGACcatttggttggatttttttttagtgtcatgTAAGTATCTTGTGTTGAAAATACATTCAGTCTTTTATATGGCAAACAGATTACAAGAATTATGAAAAGGTCTTGTTGTAGCAAAGAAATGTCCTTTGGTGGCCAAATTAGTTTATCTAGTGGATATATATGGAATAAATAACATACATGTGCCATGCATTTTTTACCCAACGTTTTCTTTGCAATCCATgtttccatttttcttcttaaggatgttctttttttttattgaaggaAAATAGGATAGGAAAAAGGGCTCCATCacatatgatttatttttattcttatgaTCCTTTTTGTTCATCATCGTGAATGCaaagttttctttctttattaataaaattgcaTTACTTACCTTAAAGAAAGGGCTCCATGGCATGTATCAATTGCTTGATGATGTAAATGTCACATTTCAGACAGGTGGTCTTGAGATATGGGTAGAGTTTTATGATAAGTTGGAATTTTGGACAAGTGCTCCAGAATTAGAGGGTTAGTAAGATATGTTTGAAGAAGATACTTTAAGGAAATTAAGAgtgaaatatttgaaaattgtgAAGATCGATGGTGGGATTTTGTAGTTGCTATTTTCTTGCAAAGGGATATAAAAGTAGTTTCTGTGTTGCCCACAAAATGAGGAATCGGTGTCTTCTCCCATCAGTTTATTTGTGTAAGACTAATTAAATTCCAGTTTCAAGCCTTTAAGGACTGCcacattataaattaaaaagtcGTATTTTGGTTGGGTATTTCGTCTATTTATATGGATGTAATGCTTGATTTTCAATGGATAAAtatgttttccaaattttcagAGCTATTAAACTTTATTTGAGGTTTGTATGATACAACCTTCTGTAGAGTGTGATGCCAAGAAAACCCTAGGTGTGATGCCTAGAAGTTTGTCTGTTTTTTTCCCTTGTCCTTAAATTTCCAGCAACTTGATCACTAGCAATCAGCCAATCACAGATTTGACTTGTCACCTTTAAACGCAATAACCCAAAacttcaaaacccaaaatcactcATCCATCAAATAGCCTCAAATAACTGTTCGTGTTACTGTTCACAGCTCTGGAACAGAAACCTAAACCTTAGGTTTTTACCTTTGTTTCATCCCAAATCCTATTATTTTTCCACCATTATAAATTCAATATTCCTTATTATTTTTCAGCTTTTTTCTCACCAAACTTTAACCCTAATTCTTCAAAATCCTAGCTGTCCATAACTTCCAAATGTTATTTGGCTTCATTTCCCTTGTCTTTCGTCAATAATTCTCAGAATTGTGAGATAAAACTTGATCGCTTATTGTGCAACTTAACATTCTGGCCGATAAAGTGAAATGAGAAAATAGGATCTATGGTTCTtgatacttaaaaataaaataaaataaaaaactggcCCTTgagaaaagataagaaaaaatagATGAGACAATTTAGTTAGTCTACACAAAGCAATTAGAATAGGTCTTAATGCTTTGCATTGAGTCCATGAAGTTTTCAATTGCTTGTGgtatattttaatttacttttgaaaaaatatagcTTGGCCAAGAATTCcttagtttttaaatatttcactttaatcAATATAGCCCATATCTTAACTATATGGGGGTGCTATCAGAGTACTTTTTAATCATTTAGGTATGTTGTAGCCTTATCTTCCATTAAATCATAAGTGATCTCCCCCCCTTTATCTCCTGGTTAGGAAGTGGAAATCATTGGTTGTCATATGCTAATAACCCCTGCTTTCAGTTAGGGTATTGCAACTTGGACATCCTTTTTTTGTCTCTCAAATTcagaatttattttaatttagcaTCCACTGgcatctctctctcacacacacacacacaaagtaaTGTTCAGGTTTATCTCTTACCAATATACCATATATTTGATTTTCAACCCTAAGGGCTGCAGTGTTTGAGACAGTGCCCTTGAGATATGGGACAATATCCTTACTTTTGTCCCTCTCTCCATACATGGTGCTACCACCTGCATTTGGTGCCAAAGGTTCAAGATTAAGGATGGCAAACCAttcatttcttcttctctctattGAGATTATTCTTTCAaaggatgaatttttttttttttttttttttttcaattcctaTTTTCCTATTATGATGATATAAGTCTATTTTGAGTCGATCATGAATTTTGTGgaagtatataaaaatattgagGCACCTATTTGTAATGGAATTGGAGCCAAATTTCCTTTAAGGGTAGCAAAAAGGATTTTCATATATAGTATCTTTAGTCACATCAAGGCCCGATAAGATCATGAGGCCAATGTTCTTGTTTCTTTTAGTCTCTCTTACCTGGAATCTGATAATTTCCTCCGACTTTCCTACTAAAGTTGACTCGAGAGGCTTTTAAGTTGCATTCAGCTAAAGCTCTGACCttcaaacttctttttttgcCCTTGTGTAATTTCTACATATTTcttagtttctttttattttaagtagGGTGCTACTTGATCGTTGAGATATTTTCTTCATtcaattcatttaatttttgatgagttttagcttgtgttttgggattttttttaattttattttttaaaacctgtttgtttgttctgttttttgATTTGGTTAAAAACATGATGTGCTAAGGTGATAATTGATTGTGTCAAGACAATATTGGATTTCAAAGTGAGTGTGGACATTAGTCCTGGATAGGACTGGACAATCATGAACATCTTTGTAGGTTTGAGGAATTGAGGTTGTTGCAATTAGTTGCATTTAACAGCAAACAAATTGTGCAGTGATGCCTTAGCAAGTGTGGAACATAGTGCAGAAGGAATTGCGATTGAGATAGAGATTTTTCAAATTGTATTAGAAGAGTCATTGCTGAATATCATATTatagaaatgtaaaaaattagGATCAGACTGTGAACTGTGTTATTTCTTGAGCCTCTTCTATTCTGCATTATCCTGCCTTTGACTTGAAGGACCTTTGTGAGTATGATGTTGGAAGTGAGCCCCATATCACTTTCTTTATTCTGACCTTTTGTTCTAACCTATGTTATTTCTTGAGCCTTTTCAAGTCTGCATCATGCAGTGTTTTTGCCCTTTGCTGTGGGTTTGATATTGGAGAATAGACAACAGTAACCCCTAATTCCTACAAATTTCTTTTAGATTTTCTGTTTGCCTTGTTTTTTGGGTTGGTGACCTGAAATTTTGAAAGTGtagggattttttttccttcctcatAGGGTCACAATGGTCTGTACTCTGTAGAGCCTGTCTCATGCCTTGTGATATGAATGCTCTTCTGTAgctcttgttttttatttttaagtagtttATCTTTGTTTCTCAATCAGCATGAGGGATGCAATGCTTGTATGTAGACTTTTAACCAAACAATGAATTCATCTCATGCCTTGGACTTTGTTGATGTTCTTGTTTAAATAAGTAATGGTGTTAACATTATCATTTTCACCCTTTTAAATGGAGTTGTAGCTGACGTTTTCCATGGTTTCCTTTTGATGCAGAAAAAAAGCTTTGGAGGGGCTTCAGTGCAGTAGTGAAAAGCTtgtgaaagttaaaaaaaaggatttgatctagagaaatttttgatatttcaaacAAGAGTTTTTCTTGTGTTTTCCCTATGAATAATGGCCAAGAGGCCTGATCATATAAACAGTCTTAAGGTTTGTGGTGATAGACAAATTTTTAGGCGGCTTAGTGTCCCTAGACTTCAGTacatttcttgttaattttgtaGTATAGTGTTTTTTCTAAGTGGTTTgttgtacttattttcttttgtgttgggTAGTGCAGTGGTGTGACCTGGATTTTACAAGTTTATCTATAATATCAATATTCACTCGATTGTTGTCATGGTGTTTTGAATGGATAGATGGATGCTTTGTGCCAGTTTGATATTGTTGTAGGAATAGTGTTTTAGACCTATAATTGTAGTAGTAGAGCTTTTGTGATATAGAGTTtaactgcaaagttctttaccgttttgattgttttaccctctctctctacccaaaaatttccaaattctaGTCTTTTCTAAAAAAGGTTGTACCAAATTCGCAAAGTTCCAAATTCTTGCCTTTTCTAATAGAGTTTTAGTGGAGTATAAAGCTCTTTTTGGAGAGTAACCAGACAATGCATTTTTTCCTTCTGGACTTCTTTTGTTCTGAAAGCTCTGTAACAGAGCCACACAAAACCTTAGTTGCTTACTCCAACAATTTGAGTTTTGCTTTTGGTTGTCATTGGTTTGGGGTATGGGTTTCTCTTAATGATACAgccagttctttttttttttttttttttggctattaaaaaaaaaaaaaaaacatgtagtACAGCCAGTTCTTGTACTACATGTTTGGTTTCTTTTCATTGATCAGGGTGCCATCAGGAAtggattccttttttttttttatgggaaggcTGAATGATCATTGATCGGACAAGGGCCATATGGTTGGTTCTGATGTGTGTCTAAAACTCTAAATGAACCAGGGTTTTGTAGCCAACAAATATTATCCTTGGACTCTTGATAAGAGTGTTATTTTGGctcttgaaaattttaaaaattaatacttaGACATTATGTTTGTgacaaatcaaattttttgtcaataaGGTGCAGAGCTGTTGTGTTAGGTTAGTCATGGTTTAAAAACGTAccttttttctaaaattttgtcaatcttaaaaaatatgtgaaaattcAAATCACGCAGGGTGGATGGTGGCGCATTGAAATACAGAAATGTAGCATGCTTTTTGCaaattatttcttattattGGTTGATACAAATCAAATAGAATCAAATGGAATCACACCAAGCAAACGAGCTGCCAAATCTTTGGCCAGCTTTGTACACGGTCAAGTggtaaaaatgaagaaaaaatagcaGAAAAACAAGACAAGCCACACAAACACTGCCACTCAACTTTCAATCGAGTTTATCTTCTTGGTGTACTTGCAGCACCATGAATGGCTGCTATGTATAGAAGCTGCGTAACTGAAAGGATAATTAGGAATGCCTCCATTGTTCTCTGCAGCAATAGAGGTGTTTCAATTTTCTATGTAGAAGTTAGGCAAATTTAATGTCAAAAAGTGTGGTGAATGTTTTTGGGTCTTACCAGACGAGAATTTCTGAGTCGGAGTTCAATCTCTTTGCAAGCAAACCTGTGTAAAAATGATTTAGCTGATTAGGATCAAAAGCTATACTACATCTCTTCTGCATTTTGCtatcaaaaaatattgtttttacaCTCGTTGTTATATACTCCGTATATCCATAATTTCACGTGtgatatacatattttttattgatgtcTACATATAAAATGTGAAAGAAGTGATGTGTACAGACGATTTACACTAAAGAGCGTGTTAAGAATAATTGTCCTTTTGTTATTGCTGTTTGGAGACATATAGAGAGGAAAAGTGATAAGCAGTAATTGCTTACCCCATAGCAAGGGCAGTcagagaccaagcaatagcagCAGCTGAAGCCGCAGATGGCAAGCTATCAGCAGTCCACAAACGAATATGGTTGACTCCAGATATTACTGCTGCCACTCCAACGACTCCGGCAATCATAGCGTATGTGACAAAGAACCCGGTGGCAGCATTTCCCATTGGAAAGTATATGGGTGAGAAATGTGCTGGAAGATCAAATCCAGGTCCTACAATTCTCAAAAAGCATTAGCATAAATGACAGTTGCAAGTTGCAAAACATTAACACAAATAAGAGGAactgaaagagaaagagagagagagagataccaaTGATGAAACCATGATCAATGGCTCTATTCATAGCCCAAGAGCCAAGGCCTAAAACAATAACATACATGCAGAAATTTAGGACCAAAAGGAGACTGGCAACTTGTTTCATTTGCCCAGCAGCCATCTTTGTACTATATGGTTTATAATGAAAAGCTGTTGTTGGAAGAGGAGAGAATTAAGAGTTTTCAGGACACTAAAAGTGCAATGCAGGAAAAATCAGTACTTGATATGTGTTATGTGCAAGAAGGGGTCTTATATAAATATGGAATGGTCTATAGGTTTGGGTTCTTTGCTTGCGAAGGCTGTTGTATACAAAGTGTAATGTGGGGTTGTAAAGAGGATGCTTAATATACAAGGCAAGccaaaatatacatatatataaaagattcttTCCTGGCCAACATCTACAAGTCATTGGAATGGTACATTCTCTTCTAGGCTTTGTCCCGTTTGTTGTTCCCTAGAGGAAAGTGATATTCTTTGCCAATCCTAATATTCTTTACCAGTCCTAAAGGCTAAAGGACCTTATGTGTCTTATTTATATCATCTACAACAAATGAATTAgtctttatttattaatttatttttttcaccagGTAAAGACAAAGGGATTGAAACCCTCAGATCTCGATAGTCACAATTGGTGGATCGGATTGCCACTTGGCCTAAAGGCCATCGACCTCTCTTCATGAATGAAAAAATGCTGAAGttactattaattttattatatatatatatatatatatatatataaactaataaaatgatgtgttaataaatatgattggtaacacaaaaaaaaaaaaaaaatttaattaattgataacATTGTTTATGTAGTAAAACTTGCAGTCTCTCTATCATCACTCGATGAAAGTTATATGATATATGTCGGATCTAGACTACCATAAGGTGAATGTTATTGCCACTTGGCCTAATATCCATTAACCTCTCTACACATGATCTGAGCCATGTTACATGGTAAAAATATATGCTATGTGTTGGTATGCGTGGAAAGGGGATCCGACTGACATACTATGAAAACCCAAccaaattttttctaaataaaatcaaGATATGTACGgagattttgaaaattgtaaGGTATATTATCACAACTCTAAATATTTGTACTTTTATGTAacgaagttttttttttttttttttggtatacaTATATGGTGAATTGAAAACGAAACCTGCGGGTTTAGGTGAGATCTCAAACTAATAAGCCCACCTCTCAATTACCCATGGAGAATATGAACatttatatattgatttattttttaattaaattttataaaatcaaattacgtgtttaaaattcttatatatatatatttatatatatatattttttttttgagaaagtaaaattcttatatttagtttttgatGATAATGTAttgattgttttgtttatgtATATTTATTGTATAAAATTCATACCTACAATTATAACACAACAGATCATACTTCTTTGTTGTTAGATAATTTTATGGATGAAATGAGATAcctttacataaaataaaagttaaaaaaaaaaaaatggtacccaaatcaaacacaaaaacgcAAACATTAAATAATATCTCCCTGAACATCTAACAATATGGTGGAATTGTAGAAATAACAATAG contains:
- the LOC126726383 gene encoding membrane protein PM19L-like; this encodes MAAGQMKQVASLLLVLNFCMYVIVLGLGSWAMNRAIDHGFIIGPGFDLPAHFSPIYFPMGNAATGFFVTYAMIAGVVGVAAVISGVNHIRLWTADSLPSAASAAAIAWSLTALAMGFACKEIELRLRNSRLRTMEAFLIILSVTQLLYIAAIHGAASTPRR